Genomic segment of Apium graveolens cultivar Ventura chromosome 7, ASM990537v1, whole genome shotgun sequence:
GAGTGGCTGAAAAGGAGGTAAATCTTTCATACTTGCGAGTTTTTAGTTGTGTTTCTTATGTGTGTGTTGAAGATTCTGATAAGGACAAGCTTGATCTGAAAGCAAAGAAGTGTATCTTTATTGATTATGCCTCAGATGATATGGGGTTACCATTTCTGGGATGAATTGACGAAGAAGGTCGTTAGAAGTagagatgttacttttaatgagTATCCAATGTATAGGGATAAGCTTGTAGTCGAATCTGAGTTTACAAAAGAACAACCTGAGAATAAGAAAGCAATATTTGAAGATATTATAGAAATAGATCTTGCAGGATTTAGTGGGAGTTCGGAGAATGTTGATGACAGGATTCCAGTTACTCCACAAACTAAGATAATGAAAATTTATCAGAATTATGGGGCCACCATAAAGATTTTCTCCttcaatatattatatattattaaccAAGGACGAAGAGCCTCAGTGTTATTTAGAGGCAGTACATGTACATAATTCAGTTCAGTGGAAATCATCCATGGAAGAAGAGATGTGTTCTCCTAAGAAGAATGAGACTTGATCTTTAGTTACCAGCATGAAATAAGGCTTTGCAGAATAACTGGGTGTTCAACATCAAAGAAGAACGTGATGGCAGCAAGAGATGCAAGGCGAGGTTAGTAGTCAAGTGTTATCAACAAAAAAGGGTAATAATTATACTGATATATTTTCTTCCGTTGTTAAGATGACTACATTTAGAATTGTGCTAAGTATTGTGGTTGCAAAGGAGTTACATCTAGAGCAACTAAATGTTAAAACCGCGTTCTTACATGTTGATCTTAAGGAAGACATCTACATGGTTCAGCCAGAGGGATTTTAGGTAGCTGGGAAAGAAAACCTTGTTTGCAAGCTTATAAAAATATcgtatggtttgaagcaagcaccaAGACAATGGTACTTGAAGTTTGACAGTCTTATGATGAAGAATGGGTACACGGTGCTATAAATCATTGTTGTTACTTTAAATAACTTGATTCATCTTATATCATATTGTTGTTGTATGATTTCATCTTTACTTGATGGGATTAAATACCAGTGATTCCAGCTGCCCATTTTCTGAAcgtatatttttttttatcagaattGGTATGATGTGGTTGTTTGGGGCTCATAAAATCAACATATATGAAGAATGCGTCATTTCATTTTTTGGTGCACTGTTTGGGAAAATAAGGGAGTGATCATATTCAAATGAATTTTAGGTCATTTGTTGAAAGTGGTAACTCCTAACGGtcaatatttcattttcattcTTCTCCCACCCCATTTATTACTCCAGTTCACGATCCTTGTTTTCTCTTTTGATAGTCTTATTTAGTAGTGTTATTGATAATTGATAGGTATTTTActctttttattttttattatttgaCGTTTTGACTTTTTGCACATATTTTTTTAGGTATTTTGATCGGATagttaaaattaatatttttagttaattaaaattttgattatGTACTTTTATTCACAAAAGAAAATTAATATATTAAGTCTAGCTATGCAATCAAATCACCTAAAAGTGTGTGCCAAAAGTTAAAGCATCAAATATTAAAAAATAGAGGGAGTACTTTGACTTCATTGTTTTAGTAATTTGTAATAAAGtaatgtttttttaaaattttctcctttaattttatttacatgtaataaaattattaattaatgtAATTACTAATTTGCATTAGACATTTTTCAATTttcataacttataagttatgatttaACAAACACGTTATCAGTTTATAAGTAATTTATACATAAAATTATCCAAATacctaaataacttataagttaatATAGTTATATCACTTATAcgatatttttcaattttaaattataaattacatTATTTAAGAAATCACAAACGGATCCAATATTTATAgtattaattaatttttcagaatataatGCAAGCCGGCCGAAAGAACTGGATTTATATTCTTTGCACATATTCTCGGCCTTTAATTGACCCTTTTTTCTGGTTGGAAAGTGATTATCTGGAATACAGTTTTAAAGCGTCGATATTCTCCCGTGTATTTATATTGTCGACGCGGTAGGACTACATGCGTTGTAAATCCGTTTTGGACAACTTTGACATCGAGCCACGCTCGTTGTTTGAGCATCTTCTAGTTTAGAAATTAAAAACTCATTTCTAATGTGTTAGTATTTAATTTTGTATTACAAATTGTTACATCCACATGTCTTGAATTCCATAAAGATGTGTAAATTCCACAAAATTTACGTAGTTCATAAAATATTGAAACTCGcgatttgtttatttaattttgcttaattattcataagaTATTATATCAATTTACTTTTCAAAAATACGATTACAGTAAAAAATTTCAGTTTATAgcaaataatatttaaaaattaattcaatAATATATTCAACAACGATCAATTCCGAATCTGTTAAATATGAATCCAATAACATTATTGATGTGCTCTGAGATTTTTTAGGAGAGAAGAAAATACAAGACGGAATATAAAGAGAAAATAATAGAAATAATATAagaaaatgaatttctattataTGTTCGAGTTCACATGAAAAAGATAGGAACTGATATAATTTAAAAAGTTGTGTACGAAGATTTTTTCAAGTCTTTCCATTTTTAGTATTATAGATTTTGGATaaaattaaaggaaaatttttctccatattttttttctagttaaaggaatacatttcagattttttttaagagttaaatatcaaagtggtcattCAAATGAACGACatgtatcagtttaatcatcaaagttaacggggtatcatttgaatcagtaaaattataataaatatcatatatatacctcaaaatatgtgttcgagaattaaaatttattttatggagttctatatatttttcttgaatcctattacaaccaaatgaaaatatatgaattctagtattttctatagtataataagattttttaaaatttatctactatttatttataattttgtagtcatttgttttatttaaataaaaataattagtagataaattttaaaaatctcaaaaaatcatctaaaatactatgaattcataactttttatttggttgtaataagatttaaaaaaaatgtttagaacttcataaaataaattttaattctcgagcatatattttgaggtatctgtttgatatttattattactttagtgatccaaatgataccccgttaagtttgatgattaaactgatatatgatcttcagttgagtgaccactttgatatttaaccctttTTTTTAAATAGCATCCCCTTCCTCTTCTCTTCTCTCCCTTTTCAAATTATGGAGCACAATATAAACCCATAATCATTACGTATGAAATGATCACGTAACATCCCACAGTGAGAGGACATCGACGATTTGAACGAGTGAACTCTAATCATTTCCAAGGACAATTTATATTTAACGGTTTTTCTGTGGTGTGCCGTGAGCACATAATAATCACaaacttttataattttaacTTAATTTAATTGGTCAACACTTTTTAATAGTGATGAACTCTCCTACATTCACAACAACTAAATCAATTAaacccgcaagggttggctcgACTCAGTTAGTTAAAAAGAGGATAACTATCATCTGGGTCACAAGTTCGAATCACGTGATTTGCAGACTATTGCATGAGCCCCTGGTGCGCACCCAAAAGATAGTGACTGCGAGTTATTTatgattaaaaaaaaattaaatcaatcaaaacatatcaaaattataaatttaataattagTACGTACATATGGGCACACACTAACGTAGATCAAATTGATAGTTTTTTCACATAGAAATGGTGGTGGGTTATAAGATCAACATGGATTGTATAGATTATATAGAATCCTCGCTACTAAATAGCGTTATTAGTAATAATAAAACACTACCTTATAATTTGTATGATGcacatttatttttatttatttttatgattatGTTGTGTAAATGATAATTTTAAGATGTAACGGACGAACATTATTGAGTTATATGACCAAATTATAAAGTGATCAAACTATGAATAGACTACTAACAAAACTTGAAACGtctcatttttataaaataatataaattcgaaATTTCGTAGGTAtaaataattttcctttaaattttAGATTAGACTAGAAAATAATCATCCTCATTCCCATTTATGAACTATCTCTATCTCTGAGGCTGCATTCGGACCGGAGCGAAAATCGAATTTTATCAAAATTACGGATTGAGAACCAGACCGGCTCTATCTGGTCTTGAGATTAGATCGGATCGAAAAAATCTAGATTGGGTTGGGACCGGAACTGACCTGTTTTGGACCcgtttaattaatatttatataatttaattttgtTTGTTCTTTTAAATTTATACACATAAAAACATGTTGTTACTTTGTACGacaaaaaaatgaataaaagtaaaaacatatcttattattttaaaaggaaattattaaattttaaatgaatattaatattttatcaCATGAAGTACAAAATTTGGTAATTCAGAGTGTACTgtcaatttattttattatattaatttattacctattaattatgattattaaaatatgatatgagtaaatgtttaatatatatatatatatatttagggAGATGACCTTTTATAACATAAACTATAGGTAAAATAATTTTATACATGAATTCGAGTCCATTTAAATTTGAACCAAATTTTCAGATCTTGGatcaaatcaaattaaaaatcaaaatttttcaattttaaggaTTGAGAATCGAAAGAGTTATGTTTGATCCATGATCTTGGACCGGTAGTCTCGGCGTCCAAAATTGTGTCCGGGCCTAACTGTTTCTATAGTTCAAAAACATCGCCCCCGTTAAAGTATATTAAGTGTTTTTTCTAaacataaaaataatatatactttTAACAATTATTagtattttattaaaaaaatatcttATAAATTTATGTGGTTGAAGTTTAGGAAATTGACAGACAAAAAGCTAACCTTCTAATACGTTTACTCCAATTGGACTGATTTCGGGTCCAAAACACTTAAATTATCACAATACAAACTGTCCTACACAACtttattaacaaaaaaaataacaACAAATAATAATACTAAGGCAACGGTAATAAAATGAAACACAAACTCGTTATAGTTTCGGTCTCGTATCCCACTTGTCCCACTCCATGAATTCTCCTGAACGGTTACACAATCTCTGCAAATAGCAAATCCCAAAAGTCACCCCCCATTACTTTTCCACGTTCATTCTCCTTTATTGACTTGGCATCTTAACGCGGAACAGTTAATACTTATTCTCGTTTTACATAATAAATAAATAACGTTACCATACTCTCTTCATTCACTCCAAAACCTACAAAATTATATTTAGAGAGAGTTATGGAGAACAATGTTGGGAAAGAAGGGAGTGTTAGTTTGATGCATTTTCTTAAGAGGGTTGGGAAGAAGAGTGGTGGCTCGTTTAGGAGATTTGGACGCTGGAAGAAACGATGGATGTTTTCTAAGTCGTCGTCGTCTTCATCGAGTTCGTATTCGAGGTTGCCTAGTTGGTTTGTGAATGATTTTTTGTTTAAGATTGTTTCGGTTTTTGAAGGAGTTGTTTTGGTGTCTACGCTCTGTTTTTTCTTCCTCTGCTGCGGATGCCACTTTTGATTTATTTGCCgtgcatgttgattttatgatacAATGAATCGGAATTAAGAGAGATAAGAATCAAGAATGAGAAGAAGGTTATGaggggagaaagagaatgaaggaaAAAAAACATTGTTTCTTTGTTTTTCTGGGGATGAAGGGGTTTGTAAATTGATGTATTTGCTTTAATTCGGAATTATGGTTTTAATTACTTGTTGCCGGATTAACTTAGCTAATGGCTACTTGATGTATGTAGATTCTAATGGTGAAATTAACATTGGTTTCTAgttcaataaaattttatttgTTCTTTTTAAGTACATGTTCTGCTGTAAGTGCTTTGCTCTGGTGAATTCCAGGTGATTGATCTTAGTTTCTTCTACATATTCTCCGAAATCTTACTTGACAGTCTGAATCCCAGttcttatattttaattttttattgaaaatatAAGATACTAAATTGttcttatattttaaatttttattgaaAATATAAGATACTAAATTTGAAAACACATGTTACTGAGACGTAATGTTAAAGTGTGCGTATATTTCATCTTCCCGACTTTTTTATGTGAGTAATATGTTCTATACTCTACTTCCGAGTGGAGTTGTAGGTACTGAGTATTCCGGAATTTACTTCTGGAGCGGTACCTATCCAATACGTTTGTTCTGGTTTGCAATGAGAATGCCAAGTCTTTTTCTGTAAAAATAGAAATTTTGCAATGAATTCTTACTTTCGTCTGGGAATATAAAACCATCCACCTTACCTAAGAAAGTTAGGTTTCCTTTACTTATTCTATCTTCTTGTATAATAAGGGATTAGTACTTAAACAATACACAACTACAGCTAATGACAGGAACATCTGATGAGTTGTACACAAATGAAAGTTACTTGATTATAATATACTGATACAGCATCAGTGACTAGATTACTTGTACTTAACGCCTGGTTTAGGAATCGTACATAAACTGATATGTTCTTTTAACTTTGGCGCTTGTTTCTTCAAGTAGTgcataaaaaaaatacaaaaacacgGTTTCATTGTTGCAGAAGTATTGACTGTAGTGAACAAGTGTATCATATCATCAGGTAAAATTTGTTTGTCAATATTAGTTAACACTAGAGTGTTTTGGAATGGAAAGAGAAAAATCATTCAAGTCCGGCCAAAACTAAAACTTCGATTTGCAGTTTCTTCGTGATTGTGCATTAAGTTCTTGGAACCTTCGTAAAATATCACAAATTTGTGAGTGCAACTGCAAACTTACAAAGGAGATGGTGAATTGTGGTCCATGTATATATATCCAAAATGTAGAGCGCTAAAAATAATGTGCTATTCGTGTCAACTGTCAAGTTGTGGAGGAGGGACTTTGTCAACATACATCCCAGGTTAAACAACTTTGACGCATGTTTGATTTAGTTGGTCAAGGTTTAGATGCTAATTTTATTTGCTTCCTGAAATAAGTTAACAAACCGCTTTCTTAAGAACCCTGAACGTGGAACTTCAAGGTTTTCTCAGTTTACAATTTTATCCATCAGTTGGCACAGCATACACCAACGCTTCTGCCAGCCAAAGAATAACAAAGCACCATGAGGAAATCAGTAGCGGTAGCTTTGGGTCCAAATTGTACTACTTCAGTAAGACCAACTCAGCATACTCACCCTCCTGATTAGGATTAGTTGACAAGCTTAGCTGTCATTAGCTGTCATCCTATTTATAGTAATGCAACAAAATTGTACAGTATAGGGGTAAAATAGAGAAGGTAATGAGTAGTATATAATCATACAAAGTTAATACAGGAGAGTTAGTTAAAATTCTTATGGTTGTAATCTGTTTCACACACTTGTAAAAATGGTGACCTAATCTCTTCTTCTACTTTTACATTTCTTTATATCCTGATCTAGAATTGCAAAGTTaatatggtatcagagcagatTATACGGATTCTATTGAAGAATTGATAGATCTTTACTCAAAGTTCATCTCATCGTTATATCAACATCAGTTTGTGGTTTCGCCGATAGTTTCGTCGTCGATTCGCCATTGTTACACCGCTGATTCATCATTCAAGGTGTTATCTTCTCCGAACTAAAATTCATATTTTGTTTCTCCAATTAAAGCTGTACGACTAGCTTTAATTTCTCTGAGTTTCTGTTTTTTTTTTCGATATCGTTTCTCTGAATCTTAGTTTCTTGTTCATAATCGATTCTCGATTTCTGATCTCGTTCTGATTATACTACAAATTGTTAAGAGATTCATGTTTTTCTAAGTGTTTTCTGCAAATTAACACTAGTATTTCAGTCTGATCAAGCATTACAAAGTATTTCCTGAATCTACAGTGATTCTGATTTCAGATCTGTGATTTCTTGAGTAATAACACAATGTCTACACAAAACGATACTGAAAATAATAATACGGTTACAAATCATGATTCTTCAAGCGTTTACTACATTCATCCTTCGGATGCTAGTACTACTCAACTAGTTTCAGTGAAATTCAATGGAATCAATTACAATAACTGGAAACGTTCTATGATGCTCACACTTTCTGCTAAAAACAAGCTAGGATTCGTAAATGGAACAATCATTATACCAGATTCATCTTCTGCTGAGTTTGCTGTTTGGGAAAGATGTAATGCCTTGGTCACTTCTTGTTTATTATTCAATCTTGATGAAACTATAGCTCGGAGTGTGTTGTTCTTGAAGAGTGCCAGAGCAATCTTGATAACATGGCTTTCTTTGCAGAAAAGAAGTTTCAGAGACCTTCTTTTAATAATGCAAATTTTCAGAGATCATATCCAGGAAGTCAGAGTTTCAGGCCTAATACTGGAAATTCTTGGGCTAATGCTGGTAACTCTACTTCTGGGTTTAAGAAACCACAGAAACCTGGTGCTAATTATTTTTGCACACACTGTAAGATATAGGGACACAACATTGACAGGTGCTTTAAAATACATGGCTTCCCACCTGGTTTCAAAGGATTCAAGGAGAAGAAAGCAATGGTATCTTGTGTAACTACATCAGATGTTCTAGATGTTCCAGAAGTTCCTAATGCTGTTAATCAGGGTGCAAACAATAATTCTCCTCTCATCTCAATGGAACAGTACAATCATCTCTTAAGTCTGATTACTAATTAACAGAACTCTGCAGTAAATTCAGACGCTGAACCTCATGCTTTGCTTGCAGGTAATATTTGTCTAATGAGTACTTCTAATCTTAGTTGGATAATAGATAGTGGTGCCACTGACCACATATGCCCTGATATTACCAAATTTATGGATATTAAACCAGTTTCTGAACCTACTTTCATTACCATTCCAAATGGTAGTAAGATTTCGGTATTGAATAGAGGAACAGTTCCCTTGAATGATCACATTATTCTGCATAATGTTCTTCATGCTCCTGACTTTCAATTCAAGTTGATTTCAGTCCATAGACTGTGCAAGGATTTACAATGCAATTTAGTTTTTTCTGATGAAGATTGTTATGTCCAGGACCTTTCTCAGAACATACAACAAATTGCTCTTGGTAGACTAAACTCAGGACTCTACACTGCTGATTCTCTACAGTCTTCTTCTTGCATTTCTTCTCTTTCAGCTGCATTTACCAGTTGTTCCTCTGCAATTGATCAGGCCAAGCTTTGGCATACACGAATGGGGCATTTACTTTTCTCACAATTGAAGATCATACAACCTGACTGTGATATTAAAAGTTGTAAAGATCATattatttgttcaatcttccctCTTGCTAGACAATGCAGACTGCCTTTTTCTCATAGCAGTATTAAAACTAGTGTTGTATTAGAGCTTTTACACATTGATGTATGGGGTCCGTACAaagtcaaaactcattctaaTTGTAATCAATTCTTAACAATTGTTGATGATTACAGTCGTTATACCTGGGTTCATTTACTACAACATAAGTCTGATGTGCCTGCTGTTTTTGCCAATTTTGTTGCTTATGCTGAAAAACAGTTTAATGGCAAGGTATTGTGTGTACGTTCAGATAATGCTTTGGAGTTAACCGAAGGTACCTTAAAGGCATTTTATCTACAGAAAGGAATCATAAACCAGACAACTTGCAGTTACACACCCCAACAAAATGGGGTTGTGGAACACAAACATCGACATTTGTTAGAAACAGCTCGAGCTTTGTTCTTTCAGTCTAAGGTTCCAGAAAAATACTGGGGTGAGTGTATCATTTGTGTTGCTTATCTTATCAACATGATGCCTTTGCAGAGTATAGGTAATCTTACACCTTACTTCAAGCTTTATAAATCTGATACATCCCTTGATCATATTAGAAATTTCGGTTGTTTATGCTACATTGCCACTACCAAGTCTCATCGTACTAAATTTGATCTAAGGGCTGTTCCCGGAGTTTTTCTAGGTTACACATCTTCTCAAAAGGGTTATAAGGTTCTCAATCTTAATAATAATCAATTGTTGGTTTCTAGAGACGTCATTTTTTATGAAAATCATTTCCCTTTTCATCTATCTCCTaccactactagaaaaacgtcaatagacatcggctaaaaaccgatgtctatgaatgcaaaaatccgatgtcttcgtgggtgatgttaaagacctcccatttaacatcggttttaaactgatgttaaatatagcctataacatcagttctttgtttaaaaccgatttctatatcttgatattaaatttctcatgcatatctaatcttcatatatcatcataatatggtatttttatcaatttaaatatatgtgagctaagcaaaatctttcagtttaaccaataaactgatgttactagtaCCAGTAACAACAGTTTTCATCAAAAACCGATGTTAACAATACCTTTGACATCAGTTCTTAATTGATAACAGATGTCTATTTGTAACAAACTGATATCTATAATActtaataacatcagttttttgttttaagatttttttgatgtagtatttaacatcggtttttactGATATTAATGGTCCACTAGAACTGATGTATTAAGTTTTGACAGACATCATTTTTCATTTTAATGATATTTGTACCTGTTTTATTAAtgcacattttaaaaatatagattcCAAAAATCAATGAACTACTGAAACCAATTGCTGCATAATACCAGTTATCTATAAATCTAACAATCAATATTCAAACATCCGGTACAACAGATTCATCTAATCCAAATATCAAGTACTACACATATCCATTCATATATTCTACTACTGTCTATATAAAGAATTTTACTTGGTACCGACAATAGCATGTAAAATATCATCTGAGGAACGCCCTTATTCTTCTGCATCTTCCCACTCTTTAGTAAAGCTCATGTAGCCTCTGGTCCCATATGCTGATAATAAGCATATGTACCTTTGAGCGTTTTTTTGAATAAATGACTTCCTGTATCTGAAACGGTAATCCCCTCATTAGATTTCTCATTTCTTTTTCAGCCCATGTCTTAACCATTTTTCTTGGATTGTGTCGGCGATATCCATATCTGAAACGGTAATCCCCCTGTACATATCTATCTCTATCCCTGAAATGTTCAAGAATCAGAAGACTAGTAACACTGGCATTGATAAGGCGAATCTGATTGTTTAATTCAGATGCTAGCTTGGACAGAAAAATGCAATACGAATAACACGTAAAGTGCTTCACTGAGTATGCATCTCTACATATGCACATAAATACATATCTCGCATGTATCACTTTTCTCAGAAGCAAGCTGCGAGACAATTGAACATAGTGTGGCAATAGTGAAAGAAATTGTATTATGAAAGTAATAATTACAAGACAAAGGATTGTCACACATACTTAAACACAAGTACTGAAGTTTTGTACACTTTGATCGCTAATTCCTGACCATCAGATCTTGTAGCATGATAAACATTTGCCtgttaaaataaaaatttataaaaaaacgAAAAATGAGAGTCAAGGATAAAAACATGGAAGAAAAAGAGATTTGTCATTGTTATTACACACATCGCGTAAAATTTCACACAATTCACAAAAATGAAGCTCAATCAACGAGATAAACACTAAAATCCAAGAATTGAACCAAGATAGTGGTCCGTGTGGTTGAATGAATCGACGAGTGCAACAACATTTGATCGGACCTGATGACAAATTATAGTTTCATTAATTAGGTAAATAGGCTTGCTTCTAGCATAACCAAGATGATGAATAAAATTTATGTAAACCTGGGAATACAAATGTCTCAATTGAGTAAAGGCAAGTGCTGCCTGCTTTGGTGTAATGCTGGAAGTTGCAAAAAAGCTCGCTCTGGTGCTTGTGAAGTGTAGATAGCGCATAGACCTGACAAAGTACCTCTAGTATTTGTTTAATACATTTCCCATGAATGGGTTCTTTCAGTTTATCAATAAACCTGATCATGAACAAATCTTGATCAGATAATCGATCAACCATGAATGTGTCTAACTAAATATATTTCCACATATGACATCTCAAGAAAAAGTAATTCAAAAATACTTTATATTTCAACCATAAAACTGTAAGTCTCTCACAAATTTAATTAAGAACTTAGAACTACCACTCaagaaatattacatttttctcTATATAATGCTCATCAGCTCATCCATGACTTATGTTGTGCACACACAAacacaaaaaatataaatttctaaCCAAGTAAGCTAGCAACAAAAGTTAGAAGTATTCACTTACTGCTGTGGCACTTGTGGTCAAAGACTTGAGCCCTGCGGTGCATGCATGAGCTTCTGGCAACATTGAGAAGTCATTGGTGTCTGTCACATCCTTGTACAACCAACTTAACAATTGACCAGCAAATCTAAAGGCATAGGCAGAAGCCAACAAAGGGAAGAGCTTGTGCTGCTGAGTTTTATAATCAATCACCTAAAGAAATAATGTAATGATTACATCCCCATAAATAATAAGTGTCAATTTGTACTCTTTATACAAAATTGTAATAAAAACTAGGCTTATGTTTCAGTTTATCATCAATGCAAGTCTCAAAATGATACTTCACAATATTAAACAATCACTAAAAACAAGAATTGGAAGCACCAAACAGAACAGAAGCAACTTCTAAGCTTGAAATTTCTTCGTATCAGATGTTCACAAGTTGGGCAGCAGAATCACCAATCTTTTACATTAGTCAACCACCTAATAAGTAATAAGTTGCTAGTTATCCACGAAGTGTAAATGAATTGCAATTCACACCTAATCTCCTAGTTGATTATATCCTATAAATTACAATCAATATATATGTTACCAAGACTCAACAACTAAATTATTAGGTCTCTCACTTAAAAACTAAATACAGATGTATTCTAAGCTGCAAATATCTAGAACTTAAAATACGATAACTACACCAACAAGCTAAGAAAGCATTAAAATTCCACAAGCAATTGAATACATATATCATACCTCTTGAAGCAACAAACCATCCAAAGTATTATACACCCTGACCAAAGTCCCCTTAGTACTGGCAGTAGCAAGAAACTTGTCGTCATTGGTAAGTGCTAAACACACAATCCTGGAACCATGTGCCAAAATAAACCTGGTCTTCTCCAACCCATAAAAATGCTCAATTTTAACTTCCCCTTTCCTCAACCCCGAAACCCGAAACTGTCACCCGATAAACATAATAAAAGAAAATTGCATCAGCGAGCAACTTAAAACCCCACATCACAAAGACTACAAGTACTTAATTAGCTCAGAACTAAAACTTATAAAACATAACAAAGAATATTCATAAAAAGATTCAGATTCAATCCAAACCATGCAATTAATAAAGAAAAAATTAAATCTTTAACTATCAAATCATCAAATTTATAAATAAGGCCACAAATCTTGAAAACAAAAGTAGTAAGAGTTACACTTGTGATTTGATTTTCGGGGATATTTACACTTATGAATAGAATAGAATAGGATCTGTATATAAATGAATTCACAAATTGGCGCTAGCTGAAAAGAATTTTGAATACAAAAGCCAATAAAGTTATCGCCTCTAAAGATATGTGTCTGCCATTGTAGGAATGCGGCTATTCTCACAATAATATTCAgattgtaaattaacaaaatcaATCCACACATCATAAAGGCGCATTGTAGCAATGTCCAACTATTTCATAAATTAACAAAAACAATCCTCAAGtaa
This window contains:
- the LOC141672135 gene encoding uncharacterized protein LOC141672135; this encodes MENNVGKEGSVSLMHFLKRVGKKSGGSFRRFGRWKKRWMFSKSSSSSSSSYSRLPSWFVNDFLFKIVSVFEGVVLVSTLCFFFLCCGCHF